One genomic segment of Verrucomicrobiia bacterium includes these proteins:
- a CDS encoding amidase, whose translation MQKLRMSVAAAAAFLLVFQLANAKVDTTRITRSRVAAAQQLLGLNFTRAEQDSMLSVLKEYLTDYDSLRKFTIPNGLAPVLVFDPIPTGFEFKPRSKQNRLSPIGRVKRPERMEDLAFYSIRELGELLRTRRVTSTELTKFFLERLKKYNPMLLCVVNLTEERALQEAAKADEEIAAGRYRGPLHGIPYGAKDILAAKGYPTTWGSRIFKDQMIDEDATVVKKLADAGAVLAAKLTVGEFAWGDVWYGGITRNPWDTAQGSSGSSAGSASAVASGCLPFAIGTETWGSIVSPSSRCGATGLRPTFGRVSRAGAMALSWSMDKIGPICRAVEDCAIVFDAILGPDGVDRAVRDYPFNYSANINLKKLRIGYLKKDMDKDTAHAEFNNAVLETFRQMGVTLHEIELPNLGIFPMSFILTAEAAAAFDEITRSNQDDQMVRQIKDAWPNYFRASRFIPAVEYIQANRLRRLVIEEMEKLMDSIDVYIAPPFEGDNLLLTNLTGHPCVVLPNGFDKEGHPTSITFMGRLYDEATVLAVAKAYQDATDFHRKHPTGF comes from the coding sequence ATGCAAAAATTGAGGATGAGTGTTGCCGCGGCCGCTGCTTTTCTTCTTGTTTTTCAGCTTGCAAATGCGAAAGTCGACACAACCCGCATTACCCGCAGCCGGGTGGCGGCCGCCCAGCAGTTGCTTGGTCTCAACTTTACCCGCGCCGAGCAGGACAGCATGCTCTCGGTCTTGAAAGAGTATTTGACCGACTATGATTCGCTGCGCAAGTTTACAATCCCAAACGGCCTGGCACCCGTTTTGGTCTTTGACCCCATTCCGACCGGTTTTGAATTCAAGCCGCGCTCAAAGCAAAACCGTTTAAGTCCAATCGGGCGGGTGAAAAGGCCGGAACGGATGGAGGATTTGGCCTTTTATTCCATCCGCGAACTGGGGGAACTCCTCCGCACCCGGCGGGTAACTTCCACGGAGCTGACCAAGTTTTTCCTGGAGCGGTTGAAGAAGTACAACCCGATGCTCTTGTGCGTGGTCAATCTGACGGAGGAACGGGCCCTGCAGGAGGCGGCCAAGGCCGATGAGGAAATCGCCGCCGGGCGCTACCGCGGCCCGCTGCACGGTATTCCCTACGGCGCCAAGGACATTCTGGCCGCCAAAGGATACCCCACCACTTGGGGCTCGCGCATTTTCAAAGACCAAATGATTGATGAGGATGCAACGGTGGTGAAAAAACTGGCGGATGCCGGCGCGGTGCTTGCTGCCAAACTGACCGTGGGCGAGTTCGCTTGGGGGGATGTTTGGTACGGCGGAATCACCCGCAATCCCTGGGACACGGCCCAGGGTTCCAGCGGCTCTTCGGCCGGCTCCGCTTCCGCCGTAGCATCCGGCTGTCTGCCGTTTGCCATCGGCACGGAGACCTGGGGTTCCATCGTTTCCCCCTCCAGCCGCTGCGGCGCCACCGGCCTGCGCCCGACTTTTGGACGGGTCTCCCGCGCCGGGGCGATGGCCTTAAGCTGGTCGATGGACAAAATCGGCCCAATTTGCCGGGCAGTGGAAGATTGCGCCATCGTTTTCGATGCCATTCTCGGCCCGGATGGAGTGGATCGGGCGGTTCGCGATTATCCCTTCAACTATTCGGCCAACATAAATTTAAAAAAGCTTCGCATCGGCTATTTGAAAAAGGATATGGATAAAGATACCGCCCACGCCGAATTCAACAACGCCGTTTTGGAGACGTTCCGGCAAATGGGGGTCACCCTGCACGAAATCGAACTCCCCAATCTGGGCATTTTCCCGATGTCGTTTATCCTTACGGCCGAGGCGGCGGCCGCTTTTGATGAAATCACCCGCTCCAATCAGGACGACCAAATGGTGCGCCAGATTAAGGATGCCTGGCCAAACTATTTCCGCGCCTCCCGTTTCATCCCGGCGGTGGAGTACATACAGGCCAACCGCCTGCGCCGACTGGTTATCGAGGAAATGGAAAAGTTGATGGACTCCATAGACGTGTATATCGCGCCGCCCTTCGAGGGAGACAATTTGCTTTTGACCAACCTGACCGGCCATCCCTGTGTGGTTTTGCCAAACGGGTTTGACAAGGAGGGCCATCCCACCAGCATCACGTTTATGGGGCGCTTATACGACGAGGCAACCGTTTTGGCCGTGGCGAAAGCATATCAGGACGCTACTGATTTTCATAGAAAGCATCCAACGGGATTTTGA
- a CDS encoding glutamate mutase L → MKNLRPEDIKIIVATDCGSTTTKAILIEKEADGSYRLKVRGEAPTTVEAPFEDVTMGVLNAIAEVEELSGRKILDENGKIISPAKGNVGTDIYISTSSAGGGLQMMVAGVVRSMTAESAERAALGAGAIVMDVISSNDRRLPHQQIERIRHLRPDMILLSGGVDGGTTTHVVELAELISAADPRPRLGTGYKLPVIYAGNTDARPPIKEALAQKTDLVIVDNLRPVLERENLLPAREKIHDLFMEHVMAQAPGYRKLMEWTDAPIMPTPGAVGLIMKKIADLEKIEVVGVDIGGATTDIFSVFQGVFNRTVSANLGMSYSISNVFAEAKLENVMRWVPFPMEERDLRNRVKNKMIRPTTIPQEMEELIFEQAIAKEALRLAFIQHKSFATTLKGVQQQRTIAEAFEQTASGQTIVNMMDLDMLIGSGGVLSHAPRRNQAAMMLIDAFMPEGITRLAVDSIFMMPQLGVLTEVHPQAALEVFNKDCLIHLGTAIVPVGLEKEGKKILDYSFTMPDGKIESGELKFGEMKLIPLGLGPDELPLKAKASLSPTRHFDVGAGPGKKWEGEISGGVTGIVLDGRGRPFNLPVDPKVRVPKLKEWMLALGCYPKEILERK, encoded by the coding sequence ATGAAAAATTTACGACCCGAAGATATTAAAATCATCGTCGCCACGGATTGCGGCTCCACCACCACCAAAGCGATTCTCATCGAAAAGGAAGCGGATGGAAGCTACCGGCTGAAGGTGCGCGGAGAGGCCCCCACCACGGTGGAGGCCCCTTTTGAGGACGTGACGATGGGGGTTTTGAACGCCATTGCCGAGGTAGAGGAGCTTTCCGGTCGTAAAATACTGGACGAGAACGGAAAGATTATCTCCCCCGCAAAAGGGAACGTGGGAACCGATATCTACATTTCCACCTCCTCGGCCGGCGGCGGGCTGCAGATGATGGTGGCGGGAGTGGTTCGCTCAATGACCGCCGAGTCGGCCGAGCGGGCGGCTTTGGGGGCCGGGGCCATCGTGATGGACGTGATTTCTTCCAACGACCGGCGGCTTCCCCACCAGCAGATTGAACGTATCCGCCACCTGCGCCCGGACATGATTCTGCTTTCCGGCGGGGTGGACGGCGGCACCACCACCCACGTGGTGGAGCTGGCGGAACTTATCTCGGCGGCCGACCCCCGCCCGCGGCTGGGAACGGGTTACAAGCTGCCGGTGATTTATGCCGGCAATACCGACGCGCGGCCTCCGATCAAAGAAGCCTTGGCCCAGAAGACCGATTTGGTAATTGTGGACAATCTCCGCCCCGTTCTGGAGCGGGAAAACCTGCTTCCCGCCCGGGAAAAAATTCACGACTTGTTTATGGAGCACGTGATGGCCCAGGCTCCCGGCTACCGCAAGTTGATGGAATGGACGGACGCCCCGATTATGCCCACCCCTGGCGCGGTTGGCTTGATTATGAAAAAAATCGCCGATTTGGAAAAAATCGAAGTGGTCGGCGTGGACATCGGCGGCGCCACGACCGACATTTTCTCCGTCTTTCAAGGGGTTTTCAACCGCACGGTCTCTGCCAATCTGGGAATGAGCTATTCGATTTCAAACGTTTTTGCCGAGGCCAAGCTGGAAAACGTGATGCGCTGGGTGCCCTTCCCGATGGAGGAGCGGGATCTGCGCAACCGGGTGAAAAACAAAATGATCCGCCCCACCACCATCCCGCAGGAAATGGAGGAACTGATTTTCGAACAGGCGATCGCCAAGGAGGCCTTGCGGCTGGCCTTCATCCAGCACAAATCGTTCGCCACCACGCTGAAAGGGGTGCAGCAGCAACGCACGATTGCCGAGGCGTTCGAGCAGACCGCCTCCGGGCAGACCATCGTCAATATGATGGACTTAGATATGCTGATCGGCTCCGGGGGGGTGCTTTCCCACGCCCCGCGGCGCAATCAGGCGGCGATGATGCTGATTGACGCCTTTATGCCGGAGGGAATCACTCGCCTCGCCGTCGATTCGATTTTTATGATGCCCCAGCTGGGCGTTTTGACCGAGGTGCACCCCCAGGCGGCGCTGGAGGTTTTCAACAAGGATTGTTTGATTCATCTGGGTACGGCAATTGTGCCGGTCGGACTGGAAAAAGAGGGAAAAAAGATTCTGGACTACAGCTTCACGATGCCTGACGGCAAAATTGAGTCCGGTGAACTGAAATTTGGCGAAATGAAGCTAATCCCGCTGGGCCTGGGTCCGGACGAACTTCCGCTGAAGGCCAAAGCAAGTTTGAGCCCGACGCGCCATTTCGATGTCGGCGCCGGGCCGGGGAAAAAATGGGAAGGGGAAATCTCCGGCGGGGTGACCGGGATTGTTTTGGACGGCCGCGGGCGTCCCTTCAATTTGCCGGTTGACCCCAAAGTCCGCGTCCCGAAGCTGAAGGAATGGATGCTCGCTTTGGGCTGTTATCCCAAGGAGATTTTGGAAAGAAAGTAA